The DNA window ATCCGGGCGTCGAGCACCCGGCCCTGCACGGGCTTGACCACGTAGTCGTCGGCACCGGACTCCAGACCCACCACGACGTCGATGTCGTCGCTGCGCGCGGTGAGCAGGATGATCGGCAGCTGGTCGGTGCGGCGGATCCGCCGGCACACCTCGAAACCGTCGATACCGGGCAGCATCACGTCCAGCACGATCAGATCCGGCCGTTGCTCGCGCAGCAGTTTCAGGCCGTCCTCGCCCGTCGCCGCGGTCACCACACGGTGGCCCTGACGGGACAGGGAGAACTCGAGAGCGGTGCGGATGGCGTCGTCGTCCTCGATCAGCAACAGGGAAGGCACGGTGGTCATTCTGGCCTACGCGGGGCAGGTGGTTCGACCGCCGCCCTCCGCGCCCGCCCCCGCCGCCTGTTGCAGGGCTGTGACAGTCGGCGGACAACGCGATGAAACTGGCCCGGCAGGCTTTTGGTCATCGGGCAGCGGAGCCCGGTACGGAAATCGGACCGAGGCTGGCTCCACCGACGGGGGGCGCGAGATGAACACACTGCACAGCACCACTACCAGCGCAGTCATTCGCACGCGCCTGCACGACGCCGGACGGGGCCCGGAGAAGTCCGGTGCCGTGGGCGGGCGGGGGTGCGCCCGCGGCACCGGACGTGTGCGGCCGCCCTACATGGTGGCGATCGACGCGGTCACGTACGGGGAGCCCAAGGGAGCTGCGGGGGCGGCTCCGGGGGCATCGGGGGAGAGCAAGGGGGCGTCCAGGGCCGAGGCGGAGTTCACCGCCTACGTCCAGGAGCGCCGGGCCTCCCTGTACGCGACCGCGTACCACCTGACCGGCGACCGGCACGAGGCGGAGGACCTGCTGCAGAGCGCGCTGTTCTCCACCTACCGGGCCTGGGACCGGATCACCGACAAGGCGGCCGTCGGCGGCTACCTGCGCCGCACCATGACGAACCTGCACATCAGCGCCTGGCGCCGGCGCAAGCTCAACGAGTACCCGACCGAGGAACTGCCGGAGATGCCCGGCGAGGGCGACGCGATGCGCGGCACCGAGCTGCGCGCCGTCCTCTGGCAGGCCCTCGCCCGGCTGCCCGAGCTGCAGCGCACGATGCTCGTCCTGCGCTACTACGAGGGCCGCACGGACCCGGAGATCGCGGAGATCCTGGACATCAGCGTGGGCACGGTCAAGAGCAGCATCTGGCGCTCGCTGCGCCGCCTGCGCGACGACGAGGTCATCGGCTCCGGCCGGAACCAGCTGGAGTCCTTCGGAGAGCTCGTCGCCTGAGGGCGGGGCGGAGCGGGGACGCAGCACCGCACGGACGACAAGGGGCCCTGAACGGGGGGCGCTCGGGGGAGCGCGGACAGGGCCGTGGGGGAGCGGAAGCGGGTCGGACAGCCGGGGGGCCTGTCCCGACCCGCTTCTGTGCGTCCGGGGCCACTGCGTGCCCCGGAGTGCACCTGCGCGCCGCTAGATCTTGATGGTCTCGCGGTGACCCGCTGCCGCCGCCGCGATCCGGCCCATCGCCGTCTCCCCGCCGCACGCGTACGCGCCCAGCGCCGTCTGACGGGCCACGATGCCGCGCTCGGAGCGCATCAGCCGCAGGCCGCGGCGGACCAGGTACGGCACCGGCTTGCGGGCCTCGCGCAGGTCGCGCACCAGGCGGCGGCGGAAGGTGGTGGAGGGGCGGCCGCGCAGGCACAGGGCGTCCGCCAGCACGCCCAGGTCACGGCAGCGGTCGATGATGTCGGCCGCGAAGATGCCCTCGGCTATGAACAGCGGGGTGCGCCCGATGTCCAGAACGCTCGCCCCGGTGATCGAACTGGTGGAGATGTCGTAGAGCGGCACGTCCGCCCTCGACGTCCGGCACAGGCTGTCGATCGCGGCGACGGCGGCGTCCGCGTCCCACGAGAGCGGGGAGTCCCAGTCGGTGCCCGAGCCGTCCGCGAGCAGC is part of the Streptomyces roseifaciens genome and encodes:
- a CDS encoding SigE family RNA polymerase sigma factor, whose translation is MNTLHSTTTSAVIRTRLHDAGRGPEKSGAVGGRGCARGTGRVRPPYMVAIDAVTYGEPKGAAGAAPGASGESKGASRAEAEFTAYVQERRASLYATAYHLTGDRHEAEDLLQSALFSTYRAWDRITDKAAVGGYLRRTMTNLHISAWRRRKLNEYPTEELPEMPGEGDAMRGTELRAVLWQALARLPELQRTMLVLRYYEGRTDPEIAEILDISVGTVKSSIWRSLRRLRDDEVIGSGRNQLESFGELVA
- a CDS encoding ATP-binding protein, which produces MRVVTLRAPCNPWGSPIRPNASHWCPVTPHLTPARVILLTGPSGSGKSSLAARTGLPVLNLDDFYKAGTDPTLPLLADGSGTDWDSPLSWDADAAVAAIDSLCRTSRADVPLYDISTSSITGASVLDIGRTPLFIAEGIFAADIIDRCRDLGVLADALCLRGRPSTTFRRRLVRDLREARKPVPYLVRRGLRLMRSERGIVARQTALGAYACGGETAMGRIAAAAAGHRETIKI